In Pseudomonas rhizosphaerae, one DNA window encodes the following:
- a CDS encoding type I secretion system permease/ATPase has protein sequence MSRLPENNLQAALKACKSSFVSVGVFSFFVNALMLVPTFYMIQISGRVVPSSSSSTLIMLTLILTVLMITMGALEWVRSRMMVRISNRLDVLLSRDVYRASFKRALNSGGMDATAQSLNDLTSLRQFLTGPGLFAFFDAPWFPIYTAVMFMFHPWFGWMTVGCGVVLVVLAFMNHRFTTQALADANLQSVKSNVATAKNLRNAEVIESMGMLETLMNRWAVRQRRILLLQSNASDKGGAVTSISKTFRMWSQSIMLAMGAYLVIIHEINPGLLMAGSILLGRALAPIDQMIGSWKGFVGAKVQYGRLNEVLDKLNAEPERMPLPAPQGHIQVENLVVAPPGAKAPVIRNISFVAPAGAVVGIVGPSAAGKSTLVRALMGIWPPQHGVVRLDGADISTWDKHELGPYVGYLPQDIELFEGTISDNIARFEKVDAEKVVLAAQTAGVHEMILMLPDGYDTIIGSDGVNLSGGQRQRVGLARALYGSPKLIVLDEPNSNLDEVGERALGVALQKVKENGSTVFIVSHRPNILSRLDHILVMSAGTISMYGPRDKVIAELAAQQNKGQPRVAQPAPGAPVTPPAAGAPVAPVAPTPPAAPPAPAAPKPPAGPANTQSTGA, from the coding sequence ATGAGTCGTTTACCAGAAAATAATTTGCAGGCCGCCCTCAAGGCATGCAAAAGCAGCTTCGTTTCTGTGGGTGTGTTCAGCTTTTTCGTCAACGCGCTGATGCTGGTTCCGACGTTCTACATGATCCAGATTTCTGGACGGGTCGTGCCATCCAGCAGCAGCTCGACGTTGATCATGCTGACGCTGATTCTCACCGTCTTGATGATCACCATGGGCGCTCTGGAATGGGTGCGATCGCGCATGATGGTTCGCATAAGCAACCGCCTTGATGTATTGCTCAGTCGTGATGTCTACCGTGCGAGCTTCAAGCGCGCGCTCAACAGCGGTGGGATGGATGCGACAGCCCAGTCGCTGAACGATTTGACATCCCTACGCCAGTTTCTGACCGGTCCTGGACTTTTCGCCTTTTTCGATGCGCCCTGGTTTCCGATCTACACCGCAGTAATGTTCATGTTTCACCCCTGGTTCGGCTGGATGACCGTGGGATGCGGAGTGGTCCTCGTGGTACTGGCATTCATGAATCATCGCTTCACAACTCAGGCTTTGGCTGATGCCAATCTGCAAAGCGTCAAATCCAACGTTGCTACCGCCAAGAACCTGCGCAACGCCGAAGTCATCGAGTCCATGGGCATGCTCGAGACACTCATGAATCGCTGGGCCGTGCGCCAGCGCCGAATCTTGCTGCTGCAGTCCAATGCGAGCGACAAGGGCGGGGCGGTCACATCCATCTCCAAGACGTTCCGCATGTGGTCGCAGTCGATCATGCTGGCGATGGGTGCCTACCTGGTGATCATTCATGAGATCAACCCAGGGTTGCTGATGGCCGGCTCCATTCTGCTTGGTCGCGCACTGGCGCCTATCGATCAGATGATCGGAAGCTGGAAAGGTTTCGTAGGCGCAAAGGTGCAGTATGGGCGCTTGAACGAGGTGTTGGACAAGCTCAACGCCGAGCCCGAACGTATGCCGTTGCCGGCCCCACAAGGCCACATCCAGGTTGAGAATCTGGTGGTCGCGCCGCCCGGCGCCAAAGCGCCTGTCATACGTAATATCAGCTTCGTCGCACCTGCCGGGGCTGTTGTCGGCATCGTCGGGCCGAGCGCGGCAGGTAAATCGACATTGGTACGGGCCTTGATGGGCATCTGGCCGCCTCAGCACGGCGTGGTGCGCCTCGATGGCGCCGATATCAGTACCTGGGACAAGCACGAACTGGGGCCGTATGTAGGCTACCTTCCGCAGGACATCGAGTTGTTCGAAGGAACCATCAGCGACAATATTGCCCGTTTCGAGAAGGTCGATGCCGAGAAAGTCGTGCTCGCTGCGCAGACTGCCGGTGTGCACGAAATGATTCTGATGCTGCCCGACGGTTACGACACCATAATCGGCAGCGATGGCGTAAATCTGTCGGGCGGCCAGCGTCAGCGGGTGGGCCTGGCGCGTGCCCTTTATGGGAGCCCCAAGCTGATCGTGCTCGACGAGCCCAACTCGAACCTCGACGAAGTCGGCGAGCGTGCGTTGGGCGTGGCCTTGCAGAAGGTCAAGGAGAATGGCTCGACGGTCTTCATCGTTTCACATCGCCCTAATATCCTGTCTCGTCTTGACCATATTTTGGTGATGTCGGCAGGTACCATTTCTATGTACGGCCCGCGTGACAAGGTAATTGCCGAGTTGGCGGCGCAACAGAACAAGGGTCAGCCACGCGTGGCCCAGCCAGCGCCGGGCGCCCCAGTTACGCCTCCTGCCGCTGGTGCCCCGGTCGCCCCGGTCGCCCCGACCCCGCCCGCCGCACCTCCTGCACCTGCGGCACCCAAGCCGCCAGCAGGCCCGGCCAACACCCAATCGACCGGCGCGTGA
- a CDS encoding HlyD family type I secretion periplasmic adaptor subunit yields the protein MTSKAITAFDHNFDDMPISDRGIRRIGFTIIFVTFGIFGTWAAVAPLSNAVHGSGIVTVQSYRKTVQHLEGGIIKELNARDGDMVKQGDPLIVLDEAQLSSEYESTRNQLIVARYKEARLRAERDGLQSVPPVQMTGTDSDRAMEALAGEQQVFKARHDSRLSEISVQRERISQLKQQILGLQGMIRTKQNLEKSYSGEIVQLKDLLSQGFVDNQRLLEQERKLDMLKTEVADHQSTILKTQLQISETELSIVQLNKKFSSDVANDLSDVQAQVFDLQEKEAALNDRLSRVVIRAPESGMVLDMKVHTVGGVVSAGTPLLDIVPAEAELIVEARVAPADIDRLEMGKRADIRFSAFNNATTPEIDGEVTRISADALKDERSGDSYYLVRVKVTERGLKTLGDRRLQPGMPADVLINAGDRTMLEYLLKPARNMFAKSMIEE from the coding sequence ATGACCAGCAAAGCCATTACCGCGTTCGACCACAATTTCGATGACATGCCGATCTCCGATCGAGGTATCCGCCGCATCGGCTTCACGATTATCTTCGTCACCTTCGGCATTTTCGGCACCTGGGCGGCCGTTGCGCCCCTGAGCAATGCCGTGCATGGGAGCGGTATCGTTACCGTACAAAGCTATCGCAAGACCGTGCAGCATCTGGAAGGGGGGATCATCAAGGAGCTCAACGCCCGTGACGGCGACATGGTCAAGCAGGGCGACCCGCTGATCGTGCTCGATGAAGCGCAGCTGAGCTCCGAGTACGAGTCCACTCGCAACCAGCTGATCGTGGCCCGCTACAAAGAAGCCCGTTTGCGTGCAGAACGCGACGGCCTGCAATCGGTACCCCCTGTGCAGATGACGGGTACCGATTCGGACCGCGCCATGGAGGCGCTGGCCGGTGAGCAGCAGGTGTTCAAGGCTCGCCACGATTCGCGTTTGAGCGAAATCTCCGTGCAGCGCGAGCGTATCAGTCAGCTCAAGCAGCAGATCCTGGGCTTGCAGGGCATGATCAGGACCAAGCAGAACCTCGAGAAGTCCTACAGCGGCGAGATCGTGCAGCTCAAGGATCTGTTGTCTCAAGGCTTTGTAGACAACCAGCGCTTGCTGGAGCAGGAGCGCAAGCTCGACATGCTGAAGACGGAGGTGGCCGATCATCAGTCCACCATCCTCAAAACCCAGCTGCAAATCAGCGAGACCGAGCTGTCCATCGTTCAGTTGAACAAGAAGTTCAGCTCTGACGTGGCCAATGATTTGTCAGATGTGCAGGCTCAAGTGTTCGATCTTCAAGAGAAAGAGGCAGCTCTCAACGATCGCCTTTCGCGCGTAGTCATTCGCGCGCCGGAAAGCGGCATGGTGCTGGACATGAAGGTGCACACCGTAGGTGGCGTGGTCAGTGCGGGCACGCCACTGCTTGACATCGTGCCTGCTGAAGCTGAGCTGATTGTCGAGGCGCGTGTAGCACCGGCCGATATCGATCGTCTGGAGATGGGCAAGCGTGCGGATATTCGCTTCAGCGCATTCAATAATGCAACCACACCGGAAATCGACGGCGAAGTCACGCGAATTTCTGCTGATGCGCTGAAGGACGAACGCTCTGGCGACTCCTATTACCTGGTTCGGGTGAAGGTGACTGAGCGAGGGCTGAAGACGCTTGGTGATCGCAGGTTGCAACCGGGCATGCCAGCGGACGTCTTGATCAACGCAGGTGATCGCACAATGCTGGAGTATCTGCTGAAGCCGGCACGCAACATGTTCGCCAAGTCGATGATCGAGGAATGA
- a CDS encoding TolC family outer membrane protein — translation MTVLRLLPGVMLSMLALQAVGAEALVPKDVPPKPPVSASTYALDLAGLYREARLEDPRVLAAYARARSASEQQREALGGLLPQLSAQSNFNRILRKDDAAREIYDNKSYSLSLTQYLYNKTAWEGWQKAKSITAQKGAQAEDSHAEATVDLAKRYFIALAADDELELVQAERRATQKNLDRINMLYERQMAKITDQLDLKARVDALAAQEVDARNQVQVSREALSEIVGRRIDERLSRVRNDVALQAPTAPLANFVSQAMDANPLLKAYQSGAEAADAAVREGKGGHYPQLSVSLSAQQSDVGYDNTLTPRSDSYVATLGVRVPIYSGGSTSARVRGLYDDQLAAEQDLEGVRRQVVKETTTAYLTAQASVEKMRANKNALSSAQQSSVAAQKAFAYGVVNAVDVLTSVQNEFRARRDLLKSQYDFITNLFMLNRWSGQLNQESVDSVNVWLSPEPEQGLPGGDVAKVKTKP, via the coding sequence ATGACTGTGTTGCGATTGTTACCTGGTGTGATGTTGAGCATGTTGGCGTTGCAAGCAGTAGGCGCCGAGGCGCTGGTTCCCAAGGATGTACCGCCCAAGCCGCCGGTGTCGGCTTCTACCTACGCGCTCGATCTGGCCGGGCTGTACCGCGAAGCGCGGCTGGAGGACCCGCGGGTGCTGGCGGCCTATGCCCGTGCCCGTTCCGCGTCCGAACAGCAGCGCGAGGCGTTGGGCGGTTTGCTGCCGCAGTTGTCCGCGCAAAGCAATTTCAACCGGATTCTGCGCAAGGACGATGCCGCGCGCGAAATCTATGACAACAAGAGCTATTCCCTGAGCCTGACTCAGTACCTTTACAACAAAACAGCTTGGGAAGGTTGGCAGAAGGCCAAGAGCATCACGGCGCAGAAAGGCGCTCAGGCCGAAGATTCCCATGCTGAGGCCACGGTGGATCTGGCCAAGCGCTACTTCATCGCCCTGGCTGCCGACGACGAATTGGAGCTGGTGCAGGCCGAGCGTCGTGCGACGCAGAAGAACCTGGACCGAATAAACATGCTCTACGAGCGGCAGATGGCCAAGATCACCGATCAGCTCGACCTCAAGGCGCGAGTCGATGCCCTGGCGGCGCAGGAGGTGGACGCGCGCAACCAGGTGCAGGTCAGCCGTGAGGCCTTGTCCGAGATCGTTGGCCGACGCATCGACGAGCGCCTGAGCCGGGTGCGTAACGACGTGGCGCTGCAGGCGCCGACTGCGCCTTTGGCCAATTTCGTGTCCCAAGCGATGGATGCCAACCCTCTGCTCAAGGCCTACCAAAGTGGTGCCGAAGCTGCCGATGCTGCTGTGCGTGAAGGGAAGGGTGGGCACTATCCCCAGTTGAGTGTGAGCTTGAGTGCTCAGCAAAGCGACGTGGGTTACGACAATACCTTGACGCCGCGTAGCGACAGCTATGTGGCTACGTTAGGGGTGCGGGTGCCGATCTACAGCGGCGGGTCCACGTCGGCGCGGGTCCGTGGATTGTACGATGATCAATTGGCGGCCGAGCAGGACCTTGAAGGTGTGCGTCGGCAGGTGGTGAAGGAAACCACCACGGCTTACCTCACGGCCCAGGCCAGTGTGGAGAAGATGCGCGCGAACAAGAACGCGCTGTCTTCGGCGCAGCAATCCAGTGTGGCGGCGCAGAAGGCCTTTGCCTATGGCGTGGTGAATGCGGTGGACGTGTTGACCAGTGTGCAGAACGAGTTCAGGGCGCGCAGGGATCTGCTCAAATCCCAATATGACTTCATTACCAACCTTTTCATGTTGAATCGTTGGAGCGGGCAGTTGAACCAAGAGAGTGTCGACAGTGTCAACGTCTGGCTCAGCCCCGAGCCCGAGCAAGGTCTACCAGGCGGCGATGTCGCCAAGGTGAAGACCAAGCCCTGA
- the gmd gene encoding GDP-mannose 4,6-dehydratase, translating into MKAIVTGITGQDGAYLAELLLEKGYTVYGTYRRTSSVNFWRIEELGIQNNPNLHLVEYDLTDLSASIRLLQTTEATEVYNLAAQSFVGVSFEQPLTTAEITGLGAVNLLEAIRIVNPKARFYQASTSEMFGKVQAIPQIEETPFYPRSPYGVAKLYAHWMTINYRESYGIFATSGILFNHESPLRGREFVTRKITDTVAKIKLGLQETLELGNMDAKRDWGFAKEYVEGMWRMLQADEPDTFVLATNRTETVRDFVTMAFKAVDIEIKWQGEAEAEQGLCAKTGKVLVSINPKFYRPTEVDLLIGNPAKAKQVLGWEPKTSLEELCRMMVEADLRRNEKGFSF; encoded by the coding sequence ATGAAAGCTATTGTCACTGGTATCACTGGTCAAGATGGCGCCTACCTGGCGGAACTGCTGCTGGAAAAGGGCTACACCGTATACGGCACCTACCGCCGTACCAGCTCCGTCAACTTCTGGCGTATCGAAGAGCTGGGAATCCAGAACAACCCTAACCTGCATCTGGTCGAATACGACCTGACCGACCTGTCCGCCAGCATCCGCTTGCTGCAGACCACCGAAGCGACCGAGGTCTACAACCTCGCTGCCCAGAGCTTCGTAGGCGTTTCGTTCGAGCAGCCGCTGACCACCGCCGAAATCACCGGCCTGGGCGCTGTCAACCTGCTCGAAGCCATTCGCATCGTCAATCCGAAGGCGCGCTTCTACCAGGCTTCGACCTCCGAGATGTTCGGCAAGGTGCAGGCCATTCCTCAGATCGAGGAAACCCCGTTCTACCCGCGCAGCCCTTACGGTGTGGCCAAGCTGTACGCCCACTGGATGACCATCAACTACCGCGAGTCGTACGGCATCTTCGCCACCAGCGGCATCCTGTTCAACCACGAGTCGCCACTGCGCGGCCGTGAGTTCGTGACCCGCAAGATCACCGACACCGTCGCCAAGATCAAGCTGGGCCTGCAGGAAACCCTTGAGCTGGGCAACATGGACGCCAAGCGCGACTGGGGTTTCGCCAAGGAGTACGTCGAAGGTATGTGGCGCATGCTGCAAGCCGACGAGCCGGACACCTTCGTGCTTGCCACCAACCGTACCGAAACCGTGCGTGACTTCGTCACCATGGCCTTCAAGGCCGTGGACATCGAGATCAAGTGGCAGGGCGAAGCCGAAGCCGAGCAGGGCCTGTGCGCCAAGACCGGCAAGGTGCTGGTGTCGATCAATCCGAAGTTCTACCGCCCAACCGAAGTCGACCTGCTGATCGGCAACCCGGCCAAGGCCAAGCAAGTTCTGGGTTGGGAGCCGAAGACCTCGCTGGAAGAGCTGTGCCGGATGATGGTCGAGGCCGACCTGCGTCGCAACGAGAAAGGGTTTTCGTTCTGA
- a CDS encoding GDP-mannose 4,6-dehydratase has translation MANVGKRALITGIQGFTGRYMAAELQAHGYEVIGLGSQPSEEPGYYQADLNDAPRLAALLAELQPDYVVHLAALAFVGHGVADAFYQVNLIGTRNLLEAVAASGKAPECVLLASSANVYGNASEGMLDEGTAPAPANDYAVSKLAMEYMASLWQNRLPIVVTRPFNYTGVGQADNFLLPKIVSHFRRKAEVIELGNLDVWRDFSDVRALVAAYRGLLESKPVGQTVNVSSGVTHSLREVIELCESITGHSMRVEVNPAFVRANEVKTLCGDNTRLRSLVRDWQTPPLRDTLQWMLAAQ, from the coding sequence ATGGCTAATGTCGGCAAGCGTGCACTGATCACTGGTATCCAGGGTTTCACCGGTCGCTACATGGCGGCCGAGTTGCAGGCCCATGGGTACGAAGTCATCGGCCTGGGCAGTCAACCGTCGGAGGAGCCGGGTTACTACCAGGCCGATCTGAACGATGCGCCCAGGCTCGCCGCCTTGCTGGCAGAGTTGCAGCCAGACTACGTGGTTCATCTCGCCGCCTTGGCGTTCGTGGGCCATGGTGTGGCTGATGCGTTCTATCAGGTCAACCTGATCGGGACGCGCAACTTGCTCGAGGCGGTCGCCGCTTCGGGCAAGGCGCCTGAATGTGTATTGCTGGCCAGTAGCGCCAATGTGTATGGCAATGCATCCGAAGGCATGCTTGACGAAGGCACGGCGCCTGCGCCGGCCAACGATTACGCCGTCAGCAAGCTGGCCATGGAATACATGGCCAGCTTGTGGCAAAACCGCTTGCCGATTGTCGTCACCCGGCCGTTCAACTATACCGGAGTGGGGCAGGCGGACAATTTCCTGTTGCCCAAGATCGTTTCGCACTTCCGCCGCAAGGCCGAAGTGATCGAGCTGGGCAACCTCGATGTATGGCGCGACTTCAGCGACGTTCGTGCGCTGGTAGCTGCCTACCGTGGGCTGTTGGAAAGCAAGCCCGTGGGGCAGACCGTCAATGTCAGCTCGGGTGTTACCCATTCCCTGCGTGAAGTGATCGAGTTGTGCGAGAGCATTACCGGCCACAGCATGCGGGTTGAAGTGAACCCTGCGTTCGTGCGCGCCAATGAAGTGAAGACGCTGTGCGGTGACAATACCCGCCTGCGCTCGCTGGTCCGCGACTGGCAGACCCCGCCCTTACGCGACACCCTGCAATGGATGTTGGCTGCCCAATAA